Below is a window of Leishmania major strain Friedlin complete genome, chromosome 29 DNA.
GTGGTCCAGAGGCAAGTGGAAGCCCATGTCGAAGGTCTCTTTCCAGTCACCAGGCTTGCTGGGGTCGAGCTGCTCTGCAGCACACATGCCGTAGCCGCGGTGGTTCGAGGTCTTCTCAATGTTGATccgcagcttctcctcctgcggGAGAGCAAAGAACTTGCTTGCCATCGTCGTCAGCTGCTCGATGCGTTCCTTCGGAATGTGGTGCCCGGTGATGTAGAAGAAGCCCCACGTGCGGCATGCCTCGTCGATCGCGTGGGCGACGCGCAGCAAGTCCGCCTTATTGTCACTGTACAGCGGCGCAATATCGATCACTGGCAGGGACATggtggcgaggaggtggcaagcgcgagcgagagagcgggaCAGCAGAGGTGGGGTGCAAGTGAATGGCCTGCGTGGGGTGTTTATTGGTGTGTTAGTAGCGGTGCAGTGGCAGTTAGTGGGAAGAAGTCGGCAGGAGAATAAGCAGAAAAGGGCGGCAAGGGTAGATCGCAAGAACAGGGAGGCGTCATCAATGATGGaagttgtgtgtgtgtgtgtgtgtgtgtgtgtgtgtgtctatgcgtgtgtgcaggtgcgaGCATCGAGTGCGGCGAGGCAGACGggtgtgggagagggggtggaagGGTGCTACAGACGCATGCGATACCGCCCTTAAAAACACCTGTCTCACCCTCACCGGCCgtgtgcccctctccctccgcaCTCTGCGGGGCCTGGCACAGATGCGCTCACAATGGTGCTGGAATCGATTGTAAGCGTGCAGAGCCGGCCACACGCATTGCGAGGACAGCGGACATTGCGGCGATGGCAAACAATGGAAGGAATAGTCTGGCGTCTGATCTTGCTAGGTCTTGTGTAGGTgcatgtatgcatgtgtCGCTGAGAGGAGGACAGATCCACGCAAGTGCCGCCAGGGGTGTACGAACGCAGATGGCGTGGTGCTCAAGAATGCCCTTCAgtgtctccctcccccgtgGGCGGCGCACAGGAGACACCGAGTCACGAGAGTGGTATTGCCGTAGGCAAGGGGAAGGGGTCGTGGATGGagtcgagcagcggcagcagcagcgaggggggaggggggagatgCAGGCTCAGGGCAATCGCCTCGACAGCTCCACCAtgcgctgctgggccgctCTTTCTGCTGGCAGCCAGTCATCAATGCCCGCCCCGTCTCCGGGCCTCTCAGTGCCGCCTGTGCCGCAACCTGCACTGTAGTGGGGGAGTAGGCGGCGAAACCCGAACGGTTCCGCGGCAGCCCCGCGCACTAGCATATCCGCTCGCTGCTCCATCCATGCTTTGGCATCGCCTTGCATGCAGGCCTCGTACCTCTGCGGACTGCCCTCATGCTGCCCCCAGGGGGGTATGTGCGTCTCCAGCAGTCGAAAGGTGTCGCGCAAAACAGCACTCTTTACGGCAAAGTCAAAGGCGGTGTCGCAGAACAGCGACGGGGAGTGGTTCACCTCCATCAAGACCGGGTGCAggtcctcctcgcgcagcatcACGTCGAACCCTAGCAGCTCGAAGCAGCTGCGACCATCGGCACGGTAGCctcgtgcgccgccagcgccgatCAGCTCACGTCGCAGCACCTCGACACCAGAGAGAATGGTGAGGGTGATGCACTCATCTAAGCTGCGTCGCACACGCGGCCACCCGCCCGGGACTTGGAGAGACTCGATGAAGGAGGCGAACGCGGCGAGGCTCTGCTTGTTGCTATCCTCCCGGTCAACGGGTGCCCTTGACTGCCTCGGAGAGGGGCCAACATCGACGTGAGGTTcagcgacgtcgtcgtcggcggctGGCACGTACAAGGACGATGTTTTGTTCACTGCGTAGTTCGTCAAGTGCCGCGATGCATCGCCGCAGTTTCCGTCGGTCGGCGCTGCGTAGGGTtcggcgcagacgcgcacaagACCTTCACGGTGCACGTACAGCTCCACGCCTTGTACATCACGCGGCACCTCTGTTGAGTTACTGCAGCTCTCGCTCACTGCGGATTTGGAGACAGTTGACACGTCACAGGAAGCTGCAGGCGTTGCTGTCGAGCGGCGCGACTGCTGCCGGGGCACTATCGCCACAAGCAGCACATAAAGACGCAAGTCGAACTTCCTGCCGCCCATCAGCAACGGACGATCCACGTACAGCTGCACGACACACTCCCTCTTCTGGTCCCTTCGTTCAGCCTCGGTCAGATCCGCCTCTGGGGAGGTGGTGAGACGGATGCCCCTGCCCTCACACCCTGTGTTGGGTTTGATGATGAAGAACACAGGGCGGGCTTCGGAGGAAGGGCCggcgcgctccgccagctcccgTCGAAATGCTGCCAAGCGGCCGAGATCCGTGAGGCTGGAGAAGCTCGCTGGTACCGACAGCGCAAGAAACCGCTCTAGAGTCGATTCGACACCATTCGTGCCgtccaccgccgcaccgcccccAAGACGCTTCGACCGCGCGCTGTCCGCGGATGGAAGCCGCGACAGCTGCATGAGACGGCGAAACAGGAGCGCCTTTCGGGCAATCACGTTCATCGCGGCGTAGTGGTTCAGGCGCTGGTAGCACGCCACTTCTGCCACGCGGGAACGCACGACGCTCTTGTCCACCCACACGACCTGAGGTGCGTGCGGCGGTGTGGCGACTCGCTCTGGAGACTCGAGCGACACGCCATGGAAGAGGGGTGGTGGGCGCTCCTCAGTATCAGTATCATACACGGTCCAATCGACCAtgcgcgccgcggcacgcACGACGTGGTAGCGTGTGCTTCGGCAGTCAATGACGATACCGCCAGATGGCTCCCTCAGCGGCCCCCCAGCCGACGACACAGGTGGCGGGTGTTGCGCATGGTGCATGTGGGTATGCTTCTCTTCGTGCACACGCATGTACTTGTGCACAAGGACGAGGTGACCACGAAAGCGACAGAGGcagggcgagggagagaagtACATGGGTAAGGTTTACCGCTTGAAGGGGAGGCAAAAACAGTTGCGGCCACGTAGAacggcgcattgctgtagtGACAACGAGAGAGCTGCACAGTGGCGTGtgtcgcacgcacgcgcacagaatAGTACGGAGAGGGACATatgccgctgcaggagacgatGAACCGGTACACAAGGCGGAATACCGCCTCCACATGAACGGTACTAGCGCGCTGGTGCAATGAGTGGGGTGGCCAGAAGGGCTGCAGCATCCACCCCATCCCCACCCCGTAGCGCTCTTTcactctcccctcctctccctgcaTGTTGCTCAGGTATGCATGTTTGCGTATTGGGCAGGCGTTTCTTTACCTTCTGTGCTCTTTCTCGCTTTCTAGGTGACCCCCGCGGAGAGACTCGGCCGTGGGACTGATAGCAACAAGTCCGTCGGAGGGGGTTCAgttgggggaaggggaaaaGGGGGGTAGTACAGCCACGTCGCGCGTGTTGGCCCGGACACGCTTCCGTGCATGCAgagacgcgcgtgcacgggGAGAACGGGATAAAGAGCACAAGCCCCACGAAGGGGtaaggagagggaggcggcggaggggaggggtgaagGATGGTCGATGCCGGCACACCGCCCATCCACCTATCCAACTACCGAGCGCCGACGAGAAGGAGCACGAGCACAcagtgggggaggaggaggaggagaggagacaAGGATCTAACGTACGAAACAAGAGAACAACACACAACGCGCAACACAAAACACAGACAACAACATGACGGGTGgctgtccctctctctatgCGGGTTGGTGGGGCGTAGAGGGGGTCAACCGGCACATGCAGTGTGCGCGGAGACGACGGCGTCTTCTATGACCGTCACGGCCCTCCAGACTCCCTTCATCGCAGAACTGCAGTCGCGCGCTACTGACCGGGATATCGGTCTCACTGCGAGCTCTACGGGGAGCCGTGGATGGCGCCGAGGATGTCAGCCTTTGTCTTGACCCCCTTCAGCTGAATCGAGTTGTCCTTGGCGAACTCCTTCAACGCGGCAAGGGTCCACTTTGGGCTCGGCGTTTTCGAGGGCGCTGTCGCGGCCTTGCGCCGCGAGTTCGAGCGGGAGCGCGAACGCCGACGGCGGGCTGACGTCTTTGCTGCCGACTTGGGCTTCGTCGGCGaaggagagcgcgcgcgggCCGGGGATCGGGAGGCGGCCTTCTTCGGCGAGGATTGCTTCGATGACGACTTCTTGGGAGAGATCTTCTTGGGCGGCGCCTTCTTCGGGCTTGCCTtgcgcggcgtgctgcgcgcggaAGTCACCAGCTGCGGCTCTGGCGAGTTGGCACGGGCCGGCGACTCGGCCGGCAATCTGGCTGCCAACTTGCTGGCGTGTGGCGAGTGAGACGCGGCCTTGCTGGGAGAGTGCGAAAAGTCCTTCAAGTCTGCCTCCTTCACCGGAGTCGTCAGCTTGGCCCCGACGGActtcagcagcgacgcgtgCTTTTTCTGCGACAAAGGTGGAGATTTTTTCGCGTTTGCAGATGCTTTCGAGGATGTCGATGATCTGCGCCACGCGGTGACGGCCATCGTCACTACGTTGTCATCTATCATCCTGCCCTCATCGTCGAATAAGCGGTACTCCGCCTGCGGCAAATCGTCATCGTCCACCTCCGGCTTGGTATAAATGTAGTTCTTCCAGAACGGCATTCTCCGCTGGCGCTGAGGCGATGCGTGGAGCTTGTGTGAGAGGTGGTCGAGGAAGGAAAGGTTGGCGCAAGCCTGCGAGGCGCACAGAAGAAAcagaagggagggaagggaagggaggcgaGAAAGGTCAAAGACGCTGCCGTTTGCGACGCGGTTTCGTTGAACGAGTCGTGTCCGGTCGTGCTCTTCGCTAGAGCAACAGGAGAAGAAAGTGATGGCGGGGAAGAggccagagagagaaagtgagGCGGTGTATCCGACGTACACCATGTTGGGGAGCACAGAAGGCAGATGAGGCACGCGCATGGAAAACTAGATCACCAACAAAGATCGCAGGTAAAagaccagcgccaccgccttcagTCGGGCTGCGTCGTCGGCCTCCTCTTCGTGAGTGGCGAAGTACTTTGTTACAACAGTTGCAAGCAGGTGCATCGGAGCGGCACTTCCGCGGCAGACGCCACCGGGACGACGTCGCGTGCACCGACAAGGCCGACGTTTGCCGCGCGTCGGTGTGCAACCTCGCATGTGAAGCGGATCCACTCCACCTCGtcatccctccctctcccgcaACAAGGACGACGCAAACACCGAAGCACCGCAATCGGAAAAGACCGCGAAGACGAACGCCGGCTGGTCGCTCGGCAGCCTCAGCAACGGCACTGAGAGAACAAAAGTGGAGCGCGGAATCGTCGACAGCGCGAGCATCAGCAAGCAGGGCCCTCTCAACACCAGAAACACGCGTCCGTACGTGCAGCGAGGCACACGCCAGCAACGCCGACAGCAATGCAAAAATGGgcaaacgcacgcacagaaaagggggaagaagACACCAGCGGTATCACGTTCCGCCTTGTGCAGCGACCTACGCATCGCACACAAACTTGTGCACGCACTAActcacgcgcacatacacacacatccatGCATAAGACCACGAAGTGAGTAGATGGCTCCGTTTGAAGAGGTCGACGTATGGGCGTGCCGTTGGGAAAGAGATCGCAACTGTAGCGAAAACAAAGAATAGAAGGGCATCGGTGTGTGCGCAATACTTTACTTGCGTAGCGACGCTGCAACCGACAGCAGTTCTTTCCGTGTCCGCCCTCTCTGCCGCACGGCAGGAGGCCCAACGCcgcgcgacgctgctccccctccccacctccacccctcGCCTGTCGCAGGGCCCATCGCGCGGTGCagagcagccgtagacacacgccggcacAGCAACGCGCCGACCCGGTCATcggagagcacggccccGGCGCCTTCAAAACTCTACCCGCCCCACTATGCTGGTCGCCACCGGGTGCATCTCCGCCGGGGTGGCGCTCCAGCGCCCCACACCAGCCGTCGGCCCTGCGAGGGGCCGGGTGGGACacacgctcgagtcacgcgggCACTCTGCCTATCAGGTGGGTGGCACAGACCTGTTCACAGCCGCGGGGCGCTCCGACGCCACCCCACCCAGGACCgggccgccgacatcagcagcgatccATCACTCTGTCCTACACCGTGTCGTGGGTGCctggccctgtcaccaccagaagtggttcggcattggcagcgatggagggggggggacaggggagggggtgcccCGGCCTCCCCGCAGGCAGAGTGGGAGGTGCACTGGGCCCTGCGATACCGCGCGCGGAGGCGTCCTCCATGATCATGGAAAAGAAGCCTTGACATACAACGTAGAAAGGCAAATAAGAACAGCGTTAGAGAGATGACGAGAGCAACCGAGAGAGCAGAGATAAACATGTGAAGCGAAAGAATCGACTCgagcagagagagcgaggcgagaCACAGGAATAAAGGGCCGAATCCGCTCCTGGTGCTGCGCTAAATGGTGTGTATGTCGCACACCCTCTGTGAGGGTCGCGTGattcgtgcgcgtgtgctgtcACCGTTCGATACGGCACCCCATTCTGCGCTGGTGCGTATGCGCCTCTTTACGTTCGAAACtgacaagagagagagagagcgtagACTAAAGGCCACAACATACAACAAATATAAAACGTAAGAACATAAATGAGCGTGAGCTCAGGATGGTCATGATGTAGTGCGCGCTTGTacacgtgtgcgccagcGGACTTGTgggcttctcttcctctccttctctaTCTGCTTTGCAGGTGACCATTCcctgtgcgctgctgcggtacATTTATGATCGTTATGGGCTGtgcacacaccgacacatTCTCGTGGACATCGGCCCTGTAGTTCTGGCGGGAATGCAAAGTCTAGCGCATAAGAAGAACAGAATGACACCAACCAACCAATCAATCACACGTTCAAGCAATACGGAGATGAGGAATGGATGCATACGCCTACATCACACATGAAcgcatgtatatatatatatatatatgtatggGAATGCATAAAGAGATGCATGCATGaatgtatatatgtatctGTGTAAGCACGTGCGtgccttccccccccccttcccgcacgcacacgcaccaagAACGGCAACACACGCCTTTGAGCGGTGACGGGTagcgcagcaggagaggcaAAGAGTCGAAACACTGACGTTTCGCGTGGGCACCGGGGGCTGGCAGGGAGGAGCAACGATAAAGGGACGTGCACAAGGTAATGGTTTTTGAAAGGGGGCCTGCATCAAAGGCGCCGTGTGGGGCGGCACGTATGCCCGGGTGGAGGGCCGCATTgggagctgctgcccatACACCCCCACCTTGTGCGATCAGCTTCTCGGTCAATTCCACCGCACCACAACGTCCATCATCGTAATAATTCGCTGCCCAAACCCTCCCCATCCTCGATCTCCCCATCACGGGCGCCATAGAGCAATGCTACGACGTCGCAAGAAGTAGATGATACGTGCACCCACGCGAGGGAAATAAACGAGGAGCACCACTGGAGGCACacgtgtgagagagagagagagagagaagcaaggCGGACAAGAAGCCAAGTCGGAGAACAGCAAAAAGCAACCAGTTTACAACACCTAAGGCCCAAGGGAAGTgaagagaggcagagcacgcgtgtttgtgcgccTTCGGGTAGCCACCAAACAGAAAGATCGAGACCTGAGCTCGAGAAGACATGATAGAAAAAAATAGGAAGAGAGCGGGGGGAGGTAGAGTAAAAGGTTAGAAatgagaaaaaaaaacagaaagaaaAACCTTTAAAGTATGTGCGTTAGCAAccacagacagacaggcaTGCACTATAAGTGCGCGGTGGGGTACATGACCTGCTGGAACGGGTAAAAGCAGCCGGGATTCATGATGTTGTCGGGGTCGAGCGCCTTCTTGATCGTCTCCTGCACGCAAATGTGGGCCTTACCGTGCTCTTGTGTGACGTGGCGCACCTTACCAATGCCGACGCCGTGCTCGCCCGACACGGTGCCGCCCATTTCGacagcgcggcgcaccatGCGAATCTCCAGCTCGCGAGCACGCTTGAAgtccgccgcgtcggtgtACGGGACCAGTGTGTGGAAGTTACCGTCGCTAATATGGGCACAGATCAGGCACGGGCGGCTGTTCTGCTTGAAGTCCTCCTCTGTCGCCTCGACACACTCCGCCAGACGGCTGATGGGGACGCAGACGTCTGTCGTGATCACGCTCTGAGCACCCTTTGTCTTGATCGCGTGCATGgcggagaagaagcagcTACGGCGGGCCTCCCAAACCGCGTCCATGGCCTTGCCGTCTTTCAAGTAGCGTACCTCCTTGGCACCAAACTTCTTGAACACCGCGGCCACCTTCTTGTAGTCGCCGTGGATGTGGCGCTGCCCTGCACTGTCGCAGACAAACTcaagcagcacgcacgccgaCACGCGCAGGTTCGTTTTGTTGTACGAattggccgccgccacactCTCCTTGTTGAGCAGCtcgcaccgcagcagtgTGTGAGGGACACCTTGCTGCTtgagcgccaccaccgcacgcactgctgcgcgcgtcgTGGCAAAGAAGCCCACGCCACCAGAGCTGCATTTCTGAATGGGAAACAGTCGAAAGCATACCTCACAGATGACGCCAAGGGTGCCTTCGCTACCAATGTACAGCTGAGTCAGCTCCAGCCCAGCCGATGACTTGCGCACCACCTGCCGCGTCTGCACAACGGTGCCCTGCGGGGTGACGACGCGCAAGGACAGCACGTTCTCGCGAGTGGTACCGTAGCGCAGCGTGCAcatgccgctgccggaggtTGCCACCATGCCACCGACGCAGGGGTTCGAGGACGGGTCGGGGCCAAAGACGAAGCCGTGCTTGGCAGCTGCCTTGTTGAGGGTCATTTTTCGTACCCcagcccccacccacacacacgagtTGTCGAGGTCGAAGTCCATCCGCGTCAAACGATCGGTGTCGATGACGATGCCGCCAGCGTATGGGATGCACGCGCCCTCGATGCCCGTGCCTGCACCACGCGGTGTCATGGGCACCTTGTACTTCGCGCACACCTGTACCACCGCAGCCACCTGTTCCGTCGAGTTCGGCCGAACGGCCGCCACAGGGACGGAGCGGGCGTGGCTCGACTTGTCCTTGCTGTAAAACTTGCGCAGAGTCATGGCATCCGTTACCATGGACTTGGGGCCCAAGTTGAGCGCCACCAGCTCATCAAGGCATGCCTTGTACTTGCTCTGGCGAGCGGTGAAAGGCTCGAACTCGAACTCCTCAACAGCGTTCATGATGATGCGGGTAGGGGAGAATGGAGGCGGTAGATGGTGCGCAGGCTGGGGCCTGAAGGCCAACGCTGCGCATATGACGGCAGTTTTGCAAATCACGTAAAAGTCCACAATGGTGGAGGGGAGACAAAGATGATGAGGGAGCCGCGGACACAGAACAGCAGCTTCCCGAATCGAGAGGGACAAGTAGAAGGCAAGTACaggcgaaa
It encodes the following:
- a CDS encoding conserved hypothetical protein (previous protein_id=AAZ09478.1) gives rise to the protein MRVPHLPSVLPNMVYVGYTASLSLSGLFPAITFFSCCSSEEHDRTRLVQRNRVANGSVFDLSRLPSLPSLLFLLCASQACANLSFLDHLSHKLHASPQRQRRMPFWKNYIYTKPEVDDDDLPQAEYRLFDDEGRMIDDNVVTMAVTAWRRSSTSSKASANAKKSPPLSQKKHASLLKSVGAKLTTPVKEADLKDFSHSPSKAASHSPHASKLAARLPAESPARANSPEPQLVTSARSTPRKASPKKAPPKKISPKKSSSKQSSPKKAASRSPARARSPSPTKPKSAAKTSARRRRSRSRSNSRRKAATAPSKTPSPKWTLAALKEFAKDNSIQLKGVKTKADILGAIHGSP
- a CDS encoding conserved hypothetical protein (previous protein_id=AAZ09477.1); translation: MYFSPSPCLCRFRGHLVLVHKYMRVHEEKHTHMHHAQHPPPVSSAGGPLREPSGGIVIDCRSTRYHVVRAAARMVDWTVYDTDTEERPPPLFHGVSLESPERVATPPHAPQVVWVDKSVVRSRVAEVACYQRLNHYAAMNVIARKALLFRRLMQLSRLPSADSARSKRLGGGAAVDGTNGVESTLERFLALSVPASFSSLTDLGRLAAFRRELAERAGPSSEARPVFFIIKPNTGCEGRGIRLTTSPEADLTEAERRDQKRECVVQLYVDRPLLMGGRKFDLRLYVLLVAIVPRQQSRRSTATPAASCDVSTVSKSAVSESCSNSTEVPRDVQGVELYVHREGLVRVCAEPYAAPTDGNCGDASRHLTNYAVNKTSSLYVPAADDDVAEPHVDVGPSPRQSRAPVDREDSNKQSLAAFASFIESLQVPGGWPRVRRSLDECITLTILSGVEVLRRELIGAGGARGYRADGRSCFELLGFDVMLREEDLHPVLMEVNHSPSLFCDTAFDFAVKSAVLRDTFRLLETHIPPWGQHEGSPQRYEACMQGDAKAWMEQRADMLVRGAAAEPFGFRRLLPHYSAGCGTGGTERPGDGAGIDDWLPAERAAQQRMVELSRRLP
- a CDS encoding D-lactate dehydrogenase-like protein (previous protein_id=AAZ09479.1), whose product is MNAVEEFEFEPFTARQSKYKACLDELVALNLGPKSMVTDAMTLRKFYSKDKSSHARSVPVAAVRPNSTEQVAAVVQVCAKYKVPMTPRGAGTGIEGACIPYAGGIVIDTDRLTRMDFDLDNSCVWVGAGVRKMTLNKAAAKHGFVFGPDPSSNPCVGGMVATSGSGMCTLRYGTTRENVLSLRVVTPQGTVVQTRQVVRKSSAGLELTQLYIGSEGTLGVICEVCFRLFPIQKCSSGGVGFFATTRAAVRAVVALKQQGVPHTLLRCELLNKESVAAANSYNKTNLRVSACVLLEFVCDSAGQRHIHGDYKKVAAVFKKFGAKEVRYLKDGKAMDAVWEARRSCFFSAMHAIKTKGAQSVITTDVCVPISRLAECVEATEEDFKQNSRPCLICAHISDGNFHTLVPYTDAADFKRARELEIRMVRRAVEMGGTVSGEHGVGIGKVRHVTQEHGKAHICVQETIKKALDPDNIMNPGCFYPFQQVMYPTAHL